The nucleotide window TTCGTACTCTTGTGTTTGTCCAGTACGGCGTAGCATGCGTAAGCGATTTTCTAGTAATAAACGTGCTTCAGAGCGACCAATCGGCTCAAACTTCATTCCTGATGTAGCAATAGTTACCAAAAAAAAGAGCCTCTGCGCATAGAGAGTAGTAAACAGTTCCTGGTGTTCCTCAACAAAACAGACTCTGTACAGTAGACCGAAATTTGGATGATTTATGTAATGTTCTGTGTTCATTCCCTCTTAATTAAAGAAGACTTAGCTGTGTTGAGACTACCAGATTAATAACGCCGATGATATCTTGATTTGGGACAGCCATTCTAGCTATTGGCTGTAAATTGAGTTGAAGATCAACAAAACAAAATTGCTGTGGCGATCGCATAGTCGCGATCGTGACTTAAACTCAATTGCCAAGACAAATCTTTGTTCCAAGTTGCAACTAATGCTGCGGCTCTCCCGTGTAAGTATACTGCAGGTGCTCCACTTGTTTGACGCTGAATTTCAATTTCGGTGTAACCGATACCCCGCCATCCTGTTACAAGTGCCTTTGCTACAGCTTCTTTTGCTGCCCAACGTCCAGCAAGTTGATGAATTGAAGGGCGAGTGTGTGAGTCTAGAGCATATCCACAATCGTATTGTTCTATTGGTGTATACACGCGGTGTAAAAAGCGATCGCCAAAGCGCTCAAATGCTGCTTGAATGCGTGGAATATAAACAATATCGGTTCCTAGTCGAATCATTACAAGTTAAGGGTAAAAAAAGCAGAGGAGACGAGAGTTATGAGTGTTGAGCTTAGAGAGTTATGAATGCTGAGTTATGAGTTTAAGAGAGTTGAGAAAATTCTTCAATTCAAACTTCAAAACTCAAAACTAATCACTAGCCAAAGCGCCATTCTTTCCCTCACTCCTCGACGCCACTTGCTACAACGGGGACACCCCCAAGGGTGCAGTGGCTCCCCCACGCTCCTCGCTCCTAGTTTTATCTAATGCTGCAAGTTGTGCCTGGGCTTTATGTAACGATTCGTGCCATTCTCTTTCTGGATCGCTATCAGCAACGATACCAGCGCCAACTTGACCCCAAATTTGAGTAGCTAGGGTGTTTGAAGGCACAGGAGCTGCCAGCAGCGTACGAATTAAAATATTCAAGTCCATATTACCGCGCCAATCGAGATAACCGCAGGAACCATAAAATAAGCTACGCCGAACGGGTTCTAATTCTTCGATAATTTCCATGCAGCGCAGTTTTGGGCAACCAGTAATTGTGCCACCAGGGAACATTGCACGAATTAAATCAATTGCACTGTGATTTGCATTCAATGTGCCTTTAACATTGCTGACAAGGTGCATAACATGACTGTAACGCTCTATTACGAGTAACTCATCAACCGCAACTGAACCCCAGGTACATACTCGCCCTAAGTCATTGCGTTCAAGATCGACGAGCATAATGTGTTCAGCTCTTTCTTTAGTGTTTGAAAGTAACTCTTGGGCAAGTTGGCGATCTTGTTCGGGTGTCACACCACGCGATCGCGTTCCGGCTATTGGTCTTGTTGTGGCTTGTTGTCCGACAAGTTGTACTAATCTTTCTGGTGAGCAACTTGCGATTTCTCCCCAAGGCGATCGCCAGTAACTTGCAAATGGCGATGGGTTAATTTTCTGTAATGTTTGATAAATCTCCCAGCCTGATGCAGTTGTTTGAGTTTCAAACCGCAGCGAAAGATTTGCCTGAAAGATATCTCCTGCTTGGATGTAGTTTTTAGCACGCCAAACTGCGTGTTCGTACTCAGCTTGGGAAGTCAGGAAGATAAGTGGGGCAGAGGAGCCGCTTTTTTCGTGCGGGGGTTTCCCCCGTTGAGCAAACTGGGGTGGGCAGAAGGGCAGAGGGGCAGGAGGTGCAGGGGGAGATGCTAGATTGCTTTGCAGTTTGTCTAATTGCTGAGGATCGGAGGCGGCTAAGTGAAGAATTTGCTGCCAGTGATCGAGAACTGCGAAGCACTCTGGTTCGTACCAAAACGCGACTGGAAAAGGTAATGAATCTTGTTTGAGAGTTGGTAGTTTTTCTAGTTCCCAGGCGAAATCGTATCCCAACCAACCGAGCCAACCACCAGTAAAGGGCAAAGTCGATTGAGGAGGTGATACAACTTGTTTATTGGCAGCACTAAGGAGCCGTTGACGGAGACATTGTAAAATTTCGCCTACTGCTGGAGTCCAAAATTGCAGACAGCCATTGATTGTACGAGGAGCGCCTGCACAGATTGAGTAGCGAGTTTGGATTAATTGCTGTGGTGGAGCATAGGGGCTTTCTAATAGAGTTGCAATAAACTCATTGGCAAACAAAGCAGCAAAAATTTGCGTGCCAGTACGATTTTCGAGAGGAAGCGATCGCCAATACCACGGTTGCATTTACACTTCGTTACCCCAAACAAATCTTGCTCCCCAAAAAGCAATTAAACATATTACAGCAATCCAGTCGCAGCTTCTTAGGCGGAGATCGTGCCATTGGACGCGATGCTCGTTTGGGCTGGTAAATCCCCTAACCATCATGGCATTAGCCATTTGTTCAGCTCGCAGTAAGAGATTTTCTAGCAACCGTTCTGCTACCAGCATCCAAACTTTTACAGCACCTTTCAACCCCAGTTTTTTCCAGTTAATTGCTCGTGTACGCACTGAACGAGCTAAGTTTTGCACCTCTTCTAAAACCAAGGGAATGAACCGCAGCGCTAGTGTCAAAGTTAAAGCAATTTCTGTTACAGGAATCTTCAACCAGCGTAAAGGACGCATTAAGCTTTCAATTCCGGCAGTAATTTCTTCTGGTGCAGTTGTTAATAAAAACAAGTTGGTACTGTAAATCAGCGTGAACAAAATTGTACTCAAGCGGATTGCCAAAACCAAAGAACGACGGGTGACAGTAATTGGTCCGCGCTGAAATAGAACATACTGATAATCCGAAGGTTGGGGTATAAAACTTAATGTATTACTTGGCAAGCGAGGTTGATAATCGATACTGAGAGTGTCTGGACTAACAGCACCTAGAAGTAACACAAAAAACGCTACCGTTAATAGCCAGCCCATTTGCTGACGCCACACTCGTAAGGGAATTTTAGCGGCAAAGGTAATCAACACTAGCAATCCCACCACCATAATTCGCCAAGGAGAGTTTGCCAAGATGGGAACCAGTAAAAAGCTCAATAACCAAGCTAACTTCACCCTAGGATCGAGCCGATGCAACCAAGTTACTGGTTGTTCTAGGTAAAGCCCCATTGGTAGCGATCGCAGTAAATCCATCTTTTAGAGAGGTCAGAGGTCAGAGAGGAAAGGAGCGAGGAGCGAGGAGCGAGTATAGAAGTTTAATAAAATATTTGAGTTTGGATTTTTATCTTCCCTAACCCCTAACTCCTCACTCCTCGCCCCTGTTTACACACGAGTAGCAC belongs to Gloeocapsopsis sp. IPPAS B-1203 and includes:
- the pipX gene encoding transcriptional coactivator PipX gives rise to the protein MNTEHYINHPNFGLLYRVCFVEEHQELFTTLYAQRLFFLVTIATSGMKFEPIGRSEARLLLENRLRMLRRTGQTQEYEQLQTILQRTFQ
- the acpS gene encoding holo-ACP synthase; this encodes MIRLGTDIVYIPRIQAAFERFGDRFLHRVYTPIEQYDCGYALDSHTRPSIHQLAGRWAAKEAVAKALVTGWRGIGYTEIEIQRQTSGAPAVYLHGRAAALVATWNKDLSWQLSLSHDRDYAIATAILFC
- a CDS encoding anthranilate synthase component I, whose product is MQPWYWRSLPLENRTGTQIFAALFANEFIATLLESPYAPPQQLIQTRYSICAGAPRTINGCLQFWTPAVGEILQCLRQRLLSAANKQVVSPPQSTLPFTGGWLGWLGYDFAWELEKLPTLKQDSLPFPVAFWYEPECFAVLDHWQQILHLAASDPQQLDKLQSNLASPPAPPAPLPFCPPQFAQRGKPPHEKSGSSAPLIFLTSQAEYEHAVWRAKNYIQAGDIFQANLSLRFETQTTASGWEIYQTLQKINPSPFASYWRSPWGEIASCSPERLVQLVGQQATTRPIAGTRSRGVTPEQDRQLAQELLSNTKERAEHIMLVDLERNDLGRVCTWGSVAVDELLVIERYSHVMHLVSNVKGTLNANHSAIDLIRAMFPGGTITGCPKLRCMEIIEELEPVRRSLFYGSCGYLDWRGNMDLNILIRTLLAAPVPSNTLATQIWGQVGAGIVADSDPEREWHESLHKAQAQLAALDKTRSEERGGATAPLGVSPL
- a CDS encoding CbiQ family ECF transporter T component is translated as MDLLRSLPMGLYLEQPVTWLHRLDPRVKLAWLLSFLLVPILANSPWRIMVVGLLVLITFAAKIPLRVWRQQMGWLLTVAFFVLLLGAVSPDTLSIDYQPRLPSNTLSFIPQPSDYQYVLFQRGPITVTRRSLVLAIRLSTILFTLIYSTNLFLLTTAPEEITAGIESLMRPLRWLKIPVTEIALTLTLALRFIPLVLEEVQNLARSVRTRAINWKKLGLKGAVKVWMLVAERLLENLLLRAEQMANAMMVRGFTSPNEHRVQWHDLRLRSCDWIAVICLIAFWGARFVWGNEV